In Haliscomenobacter hydrossis DSM 1100, the DNA window AACCCGTAGCGTTATCTTGTAGTCCGGTCAATTTGTCTTATTCACTTATTCCCAAACACACAGGAGGGCAATGCCCTTTTGATCCCAAGAACCAAAAACCGAAGGATGAAGATATCGATAGTTACTCCTGCGTTCAACAGCGCAAAGACGATTCGACACACCATTGAGAGTGTTGCCAGGCAAACCTACCCGAATGTTGAATACATTGTTGTAGATGGAGGTTCACGAGATGCTACCGCAGCAATTGTTAACAGGTATTCCGATGTTGTGGACCTGTTTATTTCTGAGCCCGATCGGGGCGTTTACGATGCGATGAACAAGGGCATCCGAGCCGCTACTGGCGACGTCATCGCGATTCTCAATTCTGACGATTTTTATACCCATTCCCATGTATTGGAACAAATCGTGGCGGCTTTTCAGCAGTCAAAAGCTGATTCCATTTATGGCGATTTGCAATACGTGGACCCGGAAAATACCCACCAGGTGATCCGCCACTGGGAGTCGGGAGATTATCAACGGCAGAGTTTTTTGGCCGGTTGGATGCCTCCACACCCCACTTTTTTCGTCAAAAGGGAAGTATACAAGCGGCACGGTTTGTTCAACCTGGCCCTAAAAAGTTCGGCAGACTACGAATTGATGTTGCGCTTTTTGTACAAACACGAGGTCAGTACTGCATACGTTCCTGATGTGCTGGTGCGCATGCGTGCTGGTGGTTTGAGCAATGCCAGTTGGAGCAATCGCTGGCGGGCCAATCGCGAGGATAAACTTGCCTGGCGAATTAATGGATTAAAACCTTACTTTTACACTACCATACTAAAACCGTTGCGCAAATTAGAGCAGTTTTTTTACCGCCCTGATCAGCGTTTTACCGTTTCTACCAAACATATACCAACACCTTTCATACAGGAGAAGTCCTCAGCGAACATTATGCCCGATAGGAGTATCGCTGAATAAGTATCATCACGGCAGTTTCCGGGTCAACTCGTGCACACCTTTCGTTGCGGGAGTTGAAGCTCGTTAGAGCATGTTTAAATATTTTTGTTTTAGGCGAAAATGAGGTCGATTTGAGGTGAATAAGGCACGAAAAGCGGAGTTTAGCAGTGCTAAATGAGCATTTTCGGAACGAAATTCACCTCAAATCGAGCCATTTGCAGCAAAACAAAAATTTTTAAACATGCTCTTATGCTCGTTCATTGATATGAAACCCCTTAAATTACAATATGCGTATGAAAGTCTCTATTATTACCCCATGTTTCAATAGTTCAGCCACCCTGCGCGACACCATTGAGAGTATTGCGCGTCAGGACTACCCCGAAATCGAAT includes these proteins:
- a CDS encoding glycosyltransferase family 2 protein, translating into MKISIVTPAFNSAKTIRHTIESVARQTYPNVEYIVVDGGSRDATAAIVNRYSDVVDLFISEPDRGVYDAMNKGIRAATGDVIAILNSDDFYTHSHVLEQIVAAFQQSKADSIYGDLQYVDPENTHQVIRHWESGDYQRQSFLAGWMPPHPTFFVKREVYKRHGLFNLALKSSADYELMLRFLYKHEVSTAYVPDVLVRMRAGGLSNASWSNRWRANREDKLAWRINGLKPYFYTTILKPLRKLEQFFYRPDQRFTVSTKHIPTPFIQEKSSANIMPDRSIAE